Proteins from one Belonocnema kinseyi isolate 2016_QV_RU_SX_M_011 chromosome 8, B_treatae_v1, whole genome shotgun sequence genomic window:
- the LOC117177781 gene encoding ATP-dependent Clp protease ATP-binding subunit clpX-like, mitochondrial isoform X1, which produces MSCARCCLVGVSRLALSNHVVNHVHKIVRVVASRSICTTGIVNKVPTEPTPPNKDAGASAGGSTGRDGSGGKKNTLTCPKCGDPCTHVETFVSSTRFVKCEKCHHFFVVLSEIDSKKSLKEALRPEDSKQGFYRKPPPPPKKIFEYLNKHVVGQEYAKKVLSVAVYNHYKRIHNNLPVQTSGQTNANAVGNQDLNHPFTHRGLKPHLLHISNLGNPLGVGFQHVSQGSEQPQKAGSPSTLGSDILDSKQHQLKLEKSNILLLGPTGSGKTLLAQTIAQCLDVPFAICDCTTLTQAGYVGEDIESVIAKLLQDANYVVDRAQMGIVFLDEVDKIGAVPGIHQLRDVGGEGVQQGMLKMLEGTIVNVPERNSSRKLRGDTLQVDTTNILFVASGAYNGLDRLVSRRKNEKYLGFGASPAAESPGRRAASLADVANMSPSTEDDNREKDILLRQVEARDLIDFGMIPEFVGRFPVLVPFHTLNREMLVRILTEPKNAMVPQYQMLFSMDKVELTFTAEALDAIAAMAMERKTGARGLRAIMESLLLEPMFDVPGSDVLTVHVTEGCVRGDEKPQYIRKTETSEEELQQAQRYLIQILSLQQCKLMNDSSMWKVGKETKSKFIAPELGVVI; this is translated from the exons ATGAGTTGTGCCCGCTGTTGTTTGGTTGGTGTCAGCCGTTTGGCTTTGTCGAATCATGTCGTAAATCACG taCACAAAATAGTTAGGGTGGTTGCTTCCCGTTCTATATGCACCACGGGAATTGTGAACAAAGTCCCGACAGAACCTACACCTCCAAATAAGGACGCTGGGGCGAGTGCTGGAGGAAGTACTGGGAGAGATGGTAGCGGgggtaaaaaaaatacattgactTGTCCAAAATGCGGGGATCCTTGTACACATGTTGAAACATTCGTAT CTTCAACGAGGTTTGTGAAATGTGAAAAGTGTCATCACTTTTTCGTAGTATTGTCGGAAATAGATTCGAAGAAAAGTTTGAAGGAAGCACTAAGGCCAGAGGACTCAAAACAAGGTTTTTATAGAAAACCACCACCTCCTccgaaaaag ATTTTCGAATATCTAAATAAACACGTAGTGGGCCAAGAGTACGCGAAAAAAGTCCTCAGTGTGGCTGTTTACAATCACTACAAGCGAATTCACAATAATCTTCCTGTGCAAACCTCAGGGCAAACTAATGCCAATGCAGTTGGCAATCAAGATCTCAATCATCCTTTCACTCACAGAGGTCTTAAGCCac ATTTGCTCCACATATCCAACCTTGGAAATCCTCTAGGCGTCGGTTTCCAGCACGTTTCACAGGGTAGCGAGCAGCCGCAAAAAGCAGGATCCCCATCGACCCTCGGCTCCGATATTCTGGACAGTAAGCAGCACCAACTAAAATTGGAAAAGAGTAACATTCTGTTGCTGGGACCAACTGGATCTGGAAAAACTCTTCTAGCTCAAACAATAGCCCAGTGCTTAGATGTTCCGTTCGCAATTTGTGACTGTACGACTCTTACTCAAGCCGGATACGTTGGCGAGGATATAGAGAGTGTGATAGCAAAACTTCTTCAGGATGCAAATTATGTAGTAGATAGAGCACAAATGGGTATAGTGTTCTTAGACGAGGTAGACAAAATCGGTGCAGTACCAGGAATTCATCAACTGAGAGACGTCGGTGGTGAGGGTGTGCAACAGGGAATGCTGAAAATGTTGGAAGGCACGATTGTGAATGTACCTGAAAGAAACAGCTCGCGAAAACTTCGTGGAGATACTTTACAAGTTGATACAACGAACATTCTTTTTGTGGCATCTGGAGCTTATAATGGTCTCGACAGGCTAGTCTCGAGACGTAAAAACGAGAAGTATCTCGGTTTTGGTGCTTCACCCGCGGCAGAAAGTCCGGGAAGAAGAGCCGCGAGTCTCGCTGATGTGGCTAACATGTCGCCTTCCACAGAAGATGATAATAGGGAAAAAGACATTCTTCTGAGACAAGTTGAAGCAAGAGATCTCATAGATTTTGGTATGATTCCTGAATTTGTAGGCAGATTCCCTGTCCTCGTACCCTTCCACACGTTAAACAGAGAGATGCTCGTCAGGATTCTCACCGAGCCCAAGAATGCTATGGTTCCACAGTATCAGATGCTGTTTTCCATGGACAAG GTCGAATTAACATTCACGGCAGAAGCACTGGATGCGATTGCAGCAATGGCAATGGAAAGGAAAACTGGAGCGCGAGGTCTTCGAGCCATTATGGAATCGCTTTTGCTCGAGCCCATGTTCGATGTACCCGGAAGCGACGTGTTAACTGTTCACGTGACCGAGGGCTGTGTTCGGGGTGATGAAAAACCCCAGTACATAAGAAAAACCGAAACTTCGGAAGAGGAATTACAACAAGCGCAGCGG tACTTAATTCAAATTCTTTCATTGCAACAATGTAAACTTATGAACGATTCCTCGATGTGGAAGGTGGGAAAAGAGACGAAATCGAAATTCATAGCACCTGAGCTTGGCGTCGTGATTTAA
- the LOC117177781 gene encoding ATP-dependent Clp protease ATP-binding subunit clpX-like, mitochondrial isoform X4, with amino-acid sequence MSCARCCLVGVSRLALSNHVVNHVHKIVRVVASRSICTTGIVNKVPTEPTPPNKDAGASAGGSTGRDGSGGKKNTLTCPKCGDPCTHVETFVSSTRFVKCEKCHHFFVVLSEIDSKKSLKEALRPEDSKQGFYRKPPPPPKKIFEYLNKHVVGQEYAKKVLSVAVYNHYKRIHNNLPVQTSGQTNANAVGNQDLNHPFTHRGLKPHLLHISNLGNPLGVGFQHVSQGSEQPQKAGSPSTLGSDILDSKQHQLKLEKSNILLLGPTGSGKTLLAQTIAQCLDVPFAICDCTTLTQAGYVGEDIESVIAKLLQDANYVVDRAQMGIVFLDEVDKIGAVPGIHQLRDVGGEGVQQGMLKMLEGTIVNVPERNSSRKLRGDTLQVDTTNILFVASGAYNGLDRLVSRRKNEKYLGFGASPAAESPGRRAASLADVANMSPSTEDDNREKDILLRQVEARDLIDFGMIPEFVGRFPVLVPFHTLNREMLVRILTEPKNAMVPQYQMLFSMDKVELTFTAEALDAIAAMAMERKTGARGLRAIMESLLLEPMFDVPGSDVLTVHVTEGCVRGDEKPQYIRKTETSEEELQQAQR; translated from the exons ATGAGTTGTGCCCGCTGTTGTTTGGTTGGTGTCAGCCGTTTGGCTTTGTCGAATCATGTCGTAAATCACG taCACAAAATAGTTAGGGTGGTTGCTTCCCGTTCTATATGCACCACGGGAATTGTGAACAAAGTCCCGACAGAACCTACACCTCCAAATAAGGACGCTGGGGCGAGTGCTGGAGGAAGTACTGGGAGAGATGGTAGCGGgggtaaaaaaaatacattgactTGTCCAAAATGCGGGGATCCTTGTACACATGTTGAAACATTCGTAT CTTCAACGAGGTTTGTGAAATGTGAAAAGTGTCATCACTTTTTCGTAGTATTGTCGGAAATAGATTCGAAGAAAAGTTTGAAGGAAGCACTAAGGCCAGAGGACTCAAAACAAGGTTTTTATAGAAAACCACCACCTCCTccgaaaaag ATTTTCGAATATCTAAATAAACACGTAGTGGGCCAAGAGTACGCGAAAAAAGTCCTCAGTGTGGCTGTTTACAATCACTACAAGCGAATTCACAATAATCTTCCTGTGCAAACCTCAGGGCAAACTAATGCCAATGCAGTTGGCAATCAAGATCTCAATCATCCTTTCACTCACAGAGGTCTTAAGCCac ATTTGCTCCACATATCCAACCTTGGAAATCCTCTAGGCGTCGGTTTCCAGCACGTTTCACAGGGTAGCGAGCAGCCGCAAAAAGCAGGATCCCCATCGACCCTCGGCTCCGATATTCTGGACAGTAAGCAGCACCAACTAAAATTGGAAAAGAGTAACATTCTGTTGCTGGGACCAACTGGATCTGGAAAAACTCTTCTAGCTCAAACAATAGCCCAGTGCTTAGATGTTCCGTTCGCAATTTGTGACTGTACGACTCTTACTCAAGCCGGATACGTTGGCGAGGATATAGAGAGTGTGATAGCAAAACTTCTTCAGGATGCAAATTATGTAGTAGATAGAGCACAAATGGGTATAGTGTTCTTAGACGAGGTAGACAAAATCGGTGCAGTACCAGGAATTCATCAACTGAGAGACGTCGGTGGTGAGGGTGTGCAACAGGGAATGCTGAAAATGTTGGAAGGCACGATTGTGAATGTACCTGAAAGAAACAGCTCGCGAAAACTTCGTGGAGATACTTTACAAGTTGATACAACGAACATTCTTTTTGTGGCATCTGGAGCTTATAATGGTCTCGACAGGCTAGTCTCGAGACGTAAAAACGAGAAGTATCTCGGTTTTGGTGCTTCACCCGCGGCAGAAAGTCCGGGAAGAAGAGCCGCGAGTCTCGCTGATGTGGCTAACATGTCGCCTTCCACAGAAGATGATAATAGGGAAAAAGACATTCTTCTGAGACAAGTTGAAGCAAGAGATCTCATAGATTTTGGTATGATTCCTGAATTTGTAGGCAGATTCCCTGTCCTCGTACCCTTCCACACGTTAAACAGAGAGATGCTCGTCAGGATTCTCACCGAGCCCAAGAATGCTATGGTTCCACAGTATCAGATGCTGTTTTCCATGGACAAG GTCGAATTAACATTCACGGCAGAAGCACTGGATGCGATTGCAGCAATGGCAATGGAAAGGAAAACTGGAGCGCGAGGTCTTCGAGCCATTATGGAATCGCTTTTGCTCGAGCCCATGTTCGATGTACCCGGAAGCGACGTGTTAACTGTTCACGTGACCGAGGGCTGTGTTCGGGGTGATGAAAAACCCCAGTACATAAGAAAAACCGAAACTTCGGAAGAGGAATTACAACAAGCGCAGCGG TAA
- the LOC117177781 gene encoding ATP-dependent Clp protease ATP-binding subunit clpX-like, mitochondrial isoform X2 produces the protein MSCARCCLVGVSRLALSNHVVNHVHKIVRVVASRSICTTGIVNKVPTEPTPPNKDAGASAGGSTGRDGSGGKKNTLTCPKCGDPCTHVETFVSSTRFVKCEKCHHFFVVLSEIDSKKSLKEALRPEDSKQGFYRKPPPPPKKIFEYLNKHVVGQEYAKKVLSVAVYNHYKRIHNNLPVQTSGQTNANAVGNQDLNHPFTHRDLLHISNLGNPLGVGFQHVSQGSEQPQKAGSPSTLGSDILDSKQHQLKLEKSNILLLGPTGSGKTLLAQTIAQCLDVPFAICDCTTLTQAGYVGEDIESVIAKLLQDANYVVDRAQMGIVFLDEVDKIGAVPGIHQLRDVGGEGVQQGMLKMLEGTIVNVPERNSSRKLRGDTLQVDTTNILFVASGAYNGLDRLVSRRKNEKYLGFGASPAAESPGRRAASLADVANMSPSTEDDNREKDILLRQVEARDLIDFGMIPEFVGRFPVLVPFHTLNREMLVRILTEPKNAMVPQYQMLFSMDKVELTFTAEALDAIAAMAMERKTGARGLRAIMESLLLEPMFDVPGSDVLTVHVTEGCVRGDEKPQYIRKTETSEEELQQAQRYLIQILSLQQCKLMNDSSMWKVGKETKSKFIAPELGVVI, from the exons ATGAGTTGTGCCCGCTGTTGTTTGGTTGGTGTCAGCCGTTTGGCTTTGTCGAATCATGTCGTAAATCACG taCACAAAATAGTTAGGGTGGTTGCTTCCCGTTCTATATGCACCACGGGAATTGTGAACAAAGTCCCGACAGAACCTACACCTCCAAATAAGGACGCTGGGGCGAGTGCTGGAGGAAGTACTGGGAGAGATGGTAGCGGgggtaaaaaaaatacattgactTGTCCAAAATGCGGGGATCCTTGTACACATGTTGAAACATTCGTAT CTTCAACGAGGTTTGTGAAATGTGAAAAGTGTCATCACTTTTTCGTAGTATTGTCGGAAATAGATTCGAAGAAAAGTTTGAAGGAAGCACTAAGGCCAGAGGACTCAAAACAAGGTTTTTATAGAAAACCACCACCTCCTccgaaaaag ATTTTCGAATATCTAAATAAACACGTAGTGGGCCAAGAGTACGCGAAAAAAGTCCTCAGTGTGGCTGTTTACAATCACTACAAGCGAATTCACAATAATCTTCCTGTGCAAACCTCAGGGCAAACTAATGCCAATGCAGTTGGCAATCAAGATCTCAATCATCCTTTCACTCACAGAG ATTTGCTCCACATATCCAACCTTGGAAATCCTCTAGGCGTCGGTTTCCAGCACGTTTCACAGGGTAGCGAGCAGCCGCAAAAAGCAGGATCCCCATCGACCCTCGGCTCCGATATTCTGGACAGTAAGCAGCACCAACTAAAATTGGAAAAGAGTAACATTCTGTTGCTGGGACCAACTGGATCTGGAAAAACTCTTCTAGCTCAAACAATAGCCCAGTGCTTAGATGTTCCGTTCGCAATTTGTGACTGTACGACTCTTACTCAAGCCGGATACGTTGGCGAGGATATAGAGAGTGTGATAGCAAAACTTCTTCAGGATGCAAATTATGTAGTAGATAGAGCACAAATGGGTATAGTGTTCTTAGACGAGGTAGACAAAATCGGTGCAGTACCAGGAATTCATCAACTGAGAGACGTCGGTGGTGAGGGTGTGCAACAGGGAATGCTGAAAATGTTGGAAGGCACGATTGTGAATGTACCTGAAAGAAACAGCTCGCGAAAACTTCGTGGAGATACTTTACAAGTTGATACAACGAACATTCTTTTTGTGGCATCTGGAGCTTATAATGGTCTCGACAGGCTAGTCTCGAGACGTAAAAACGAGAAGTATCTCGGTTTTGGTGCTTCACCCGCGGCAGAAAGTCCGGGAAGAAGAGCCGCGAGTCTCGCTGATGTGGCTAACATGTCGCCTTCCACAGAAGATGATAATAGGGAAAAAGACATTCTTCTGAGACAAGTTGAAGCAAGAGATCTCATAGATTTTGGTATGATTCCTGAATTTGTAGGCAGATTCCCTGTCCTCGTACCCTTCCACACGTTAAACAGAGAGATGCTCGTCAGGATTCTCACCGAGCCCAAGAATGCTATGGTTCCACAGTATCAGATGCTGTTTTCCATGGACAAG GTCGAATTAACATTCACGGCAGAAGCACTGGATGCGATTGCAGCAATGGCAATGGAAAGGAAAACTGGAGCGCGAGGTCTTCGAGCCATTATGGAATCGCTTTTGCTCGAGCCCATGTTCGATGTACCCGGAAGCGACGTGTTAACTGTTCACGTGACCGAGGGCTGTGTTCGGGGTGATGAAAAACCCCAGTACATAAGAAAAACCGAAACTTCGGAAGAGGAATTACAACAAGCGCAGCGG tACTTAATTCAAATTCTTTCATTGCAACAATGTAAACTTATGAACGATTCCTCGATGTGGAAGGTGGGAAAAGAGACGAAATCGAAATTCATAGCACCTGAGCTTGGCGTCGTGATTTAA
- the LOC117177781 gene encoding ATP-dependent Clp protease ATP-binding subunit clpX-like, mitochondrial isoform X3, which translates to MSCARCCLVGVSRLALSNHVVNHVHKIVRVVASRSICTTGIVNKVPTEPTPPNKDAGASAGGSTGRDGSGGKKNTLTCPKCGDPCTHVETFVSSTRFVKCEKCHHFFVVLSEIDSKKSLKEALRPEDSKQGFYRKPPPPPKKIFEYLNKHVVGQEYAKKVLSVAVYNHYKRIHNNLPVQTSGQTNANAVGNQDLNHPFTHRGLKPHLLHISNLGNPLGVGFQHVSQGSEQPQKAGSPSTLGSDILDSKQHQLKLEKSNILLLGPTGSGKTLLAQTIAQCLDVPFAICDCTTLTQAGYVGEDIESVIAKLLQDANYVVDRAQMGIVFLDEVDKIGAVPGIHQLRDVGGEGVQQGMLKMLEGTIVNVPERNSSRKLRGDTLQVDTTNILFVASGAYNGLDRLVSRRKNEKYLGFGASPAAESPGRRAASLADVANMSPSTEDDNREKDILLRQVEARDLIDFGMIPEFVGRFPVLVPFHTLNREMLVRILTEPKNAMVPQYQMLFSMDKVELTFTAEALDAIAAMAMERKTGARGLRAIMESLLLEPMFDVPGSDVLTVHVTEGCVRGDEKPQYIRKTETSEEELQQAQRVNN; encoded by the exons ATGAGTTGTGCCCGCTGTTGTTTGGTTGGTGTCAGCCGTTTGGCTTTGTCGAATCATGTCGTAAATCACG taCACAAAATAGTTAGGGTGGTTGCTTCCCGTTCTATATGCACCACGGGAATTGTGAACAAAGTCCCGACAGAACCTACACCTCCAAATAAGGACGCTGGGGCGAGTGCTGGAGGAAGTACTGGGAGAGATGGTAGCGGgggtaaaaaaaatacattgactTGTCCAAAATGCGGGGATCCTTGTACACATGTTGAAACATTCGTAT CTTCAACGAGGTTTGTGAAATGTGAAAAGTGTCATCACTTTTTCGTAGTATTGTCGGAAATAGATTCGAAGAAAAGTTTGAAGGAAGCACTAAGGCCAGAGGACTCAAAACAAGGTTTTTATAGAAAACCACCACCTCCTccgaaaaag ATTTTCGAATATCTAAATAAACACGTAGTGGGCCAAGAGTACGCGAAAAAAGTCCTCAGTGTGGCTGTTTACAATCACTACAAGCGAATTCACAATAATCTTCCTGTGCAAACCTCAGGGCAAACTAATGCCAATGCAGTTGGCAATCAAGATCTCAATCATCCTTTCACTCACAGAGGTCTTAAGCCac ATTTGCTCCACATATCCAACCTTGGAAATCCTCTAGGCGTCGGTTTCCAGCACGTTTCACAGGGTAGCGAGCAGCCGCAAAAAGCAGGATCCCCATCGACCCTCGGCTCCGATATTCTGGACAGTAAGCAGCACCAACTAAAATTGGAAAAGAGTAACATTCTGTTGCTGGGACCAACTGGATCTGGAAAAACTCTTCTAGCTCAAACAATAGCCCAGTGCTTAGATGTTCCGTTCGCAATTTGTGACTGTACGACTCTTACTCAAGCCGGATACGTTGGCGAGGATATAGAGAGTGTGATAGCAAAACTTCTTCAGGATGCAAATTATGTAGTAGATAGAGCACAAATGGGTATAGTGTTCTTAGACGAGGTAGACAAAATCGGTGCAGTACCAGGAATTCATCAACTGAGAGACGTCGGTGGTGAGGGTGTGCAACAGGGAATGCTGAAAATGTTGGAAGGCACGATTGTGAATGTACCTGAAAGAAACAGCTCGCGAAAACTTCGTGGAGATACTTTACAAGTTGATACAACGAACATTCTTTTTGTGGCATCTGGAGCTTATAATGGTCTCGACAGGCTAGTCTCGAGACGTAAAAACGAGAAGTATCTCGGTTTTGGTGCTTCACCCGCGGCAGAAAGTCCGGGAAGAAGAGCCGCGAGTCTCGCTGATGTGGCTAACATGTCGCCTTCCACAGAAGATGATAATAGGGAAAAAGACATTCTTCTGAGACAAGTTGAAGCAAGAGATCTCATAGATTTTGGTATGATTCCTGAATTTGTAGGCAGATTCCCTGTCCTCGTACCCTTCCACACGTTAAACAGAGAGATGCTCGTCAGGATTCTCACCGAGCCCAAGAATGCTATGGTTCCACAGTATCAGATGCTGTTTTCCATGGACAAG GTCGAATTAACATTCACGGCAGAAGCACTGGATGCGATTGCAGCAATGGCAATGGAAAGGAAAACTGGAGCGCGAGGTCTTCGAGCCATTATGGAATCGCTTTTGCTCGAGCCCATGTTCGATGTACCCGGAAGCGACGTGTTAACTGTTCACGTGACCGAGGGCTGTGTTCGGGGTGATGAAAAACCCCAGTACATAAGAAAAACCGAAACTTCGGAAGAGGAATTACAACAAGCGCAGCGGGTAAATAATTAA
- the LOC117177785 gene encoding solute carrier family 25 member 46-like — protein MAGLEGYERVYRGRQLDVPWEGANDGLPTKYHGREVIRPLDIPIMHPLVSQDTPPADDIAVKKYVGLGCGLASLITENLLIHPFIVLRRQCQVNPSSVKYHLVPITLIPVMVRLHQTQGLNTLWKGIGSVLLIRGMSLAIEDLVSKITPWPKEITCNSSLKAFGQHILLKCVSIGLVTPFYSASLVETVQSEIASERPGILDVFRDGAIRLLEVGTKGRLIPIYALIPPTIAYGVVKYLFALIVRGVSSRMMHLRRRHIQESKGAYSRDILSDSVVQDIELQSILVSMCAADVVFYPLETVIHRLHLQGTRTIIDNLDTGRSVTPLLTGYSGAIDCYRTIIATEGTLGLYKGFGALVLQFTVHFMVLRATKWILTELTTILRPKPVQKVHQSYYNEI, from the exons ATGGCAGGACTTGAGGGTTATGAAAGGGTTTATAGAGGACGGCAATTAGATGTTCCTTGGGAAGGAGCAAATGATGGACTTCCGACCAAATATCATGGTCGTGAGGTTATACGTCCTTTGGATATTCCTATTATGCATCCTCTTGTCTCCCAGGATACTCCACCCGCTGAtg ACATCGCAGTAAAAAAATACGTAGGGTTAGGATGTGGCTTAGCTAGTCTTATCACGGAAAACTTATTGATCCATCCTTTCATTGTACTACGAAGACAATGTCAAGTAAATCCAAGTTCTGTCAAGTATCACTTGGTTCCAATCACTTTGATACCGGTGATGGTGCGTCTGCATCAAACTCAAGGTCTCAATACCTTATGGAAAGGGATAGGATCAGTTTTGCTCATCAGAGGAATGAGCTTAGCAATTGAAGACTTAGTTTCTAAAATTACACCTTGGCCTAA GGAAATAACTTGCAATAGCTCTTTGAAAGCTTTCGGACAACACATTCTTCTTaaatg TGTATCCATCGGATTGGTAACGCCATTCTATTCAGCATCACTGGTAGAAACCGTACAATCTGAAATTGCTTCTGAAAGACCAGGAATTTTGGATGTTTTTCGGGACGGTGCGATTCGACTACTTGAAGTTGGTACCAAGGGCAGACTTATTCCAATTTATGCTCTTATACCACCAACGATTGCTTATGGCGTAGTTAAATATCTCTTTGCACTCATTGTGAGAGGCGTTAGTAGTCGTATGATGCATCTCAGGCGAAGACACATTCAAGAGTCGAAA gGTGCCTACAGTCGAGATATTCTTTCTGACAGCGTAGTTCAAGATATAGAATTGCAGTCGATTCTTGTGTCGATGTGTGCTGCGGACGTAGTTTTTTATCCGCTCGAGACGGTCATTCACAGGTTACACTTGCAAGGCACTCGTACGATAATTGATAATTTGGATACTGGGCGAAGCGTGACACCTTTATTGACAGGGTACAGTGGAGCTATCGACTGCTACCGAACGATCATTGCAACTGAAGGAACTCTTGGTTTGTACAAAGGCTTTGGAGCTCTTGTCCTCCAGTTCACTGTTCACTTCATGGTATTGCGAGCCACCAAGTGGATTCTCACTGAGCTCACCACCATTTTGAGACCAAAACCGGTTCAAAAAGTACATCAGTCTTACTACAAtgaaatatag
- the LOC117177784 gene encoding asparagine--tRNA ligase, cytoplasmic: MSEIDATKAGGIYTSDKSGSDENGDGTEAKPFKTILQAMRHAGKEPFPTIYQDSKEEGSKYEPAAKSQLKKVQKLWTRELQKNEDKEKKLHEDEEKRVRNLEEAKAIAIEEDKSLPAAKRIKIKQATDCRDQRVKFFGWVHRLRKQGKSLMFITLRDGTGFLQCVLNDKLCQTYEALTLNTEASVELFGTLKALPEGKTAPGGHELIVDYWKLIGTSPPGGADSILNEEAQPDVQLDNRHIMIRGENTSRILMMRSVLTQAFRDHYLDRGYCEVTPPTLVQTQVEGGSTLFKLNYFGEEAFLTQSSQLYLETCLPAMGDVYCIAQSYRAEQSRTRRHLAEYSHVEAECPFISFDDLLDRLEDLICDVVDRVLKSPLGHLVKELNPDFQVPKRPFRRMNYSDAIKYLKDNNITKEDGSFYEFGEDIPEMPERKMTDKINEPIMLCRFPVEIKSFYMQRCAEDQRLTESVDVLLPNVGEIVGGSMRIWDHDEILEGYKRENIDAKPYYWYTDQRKYGTCPHGGYGLGLERFLCWLLNRYHIREVCLYPRFLERCRP; the protein is encoded by the exons ATGTCGGAAATAGATGCAACGAAAGCTG GCGGCATATACACTTCAGACAAATCAGGAAGTGATGAAAACGGAGATGGCACAGAAGCCAAACCTTTCAAGACGATCTTACAAGCTATGCGTCATGCCGGAAAGGAACCTTTTCCTACAATATACCAAGACTCTAAAGAAGAAGGTTCCAAGTACGAGCCTGCTGCAAAGTCCCAGTTGAAGAAAGTGCAAAAGTTGTGGACAAGAGAACTGCAAAAAAATGAAGACAAGGAGAAAAAGCTTCATGAAGATGAGGAAAAACGAGTGAGAAATTTGGAAGAAGCTAAAGCAATCGCCATCGAAGAAGATAAAAGTCTTCCGGCTGCTAAACGCATCAAAATAAAACAGGCAACTGACTGTCGGGATCAACGAGTTAAGTTTTTTGGATGGGTGCATAGGCTTAGAAAGCAag GCAAGTCTCTTATGTTTATAACTTTGAGAGACGGTACAGGATTTCTGCAGTGCGTCTTAAACGATAAACTATGTCAAACGTATGAAGCACTTACGCTCAACACCGAAGCTTCTGTCGAATTGTTTGGTACTCTTAAAGCCCTTCCTGAAGGGAAGACT GCTCCTGGTGGTCACGAATTGATCGTAGACTATTGGAAACTGATCGGTACTTCTCCTCCTGGTGGAGCGGATTCCATTTTAAACGAAGAAGCTCAGCCAGATGTCCAGCTGGATAACAGACACATCATGATTCGAGGCGAAAAT ACTTCTCGTATTTTAATGATGAGATCTGTGCTAACACAAGCATTTAGAGACCACTACTTGGACAGAGGATATTGCGAAGTAACGCCGCCTACTTTGGTTCAAACTCAGGTGGAGGGAGGCTCCActctttttaaactaaattattttgg AGAAGAAGCTTTCTTGACTCAAAGCTCGCAGCTTTATCTTGAAACGTGTTTGCCAGCAATGGGTGATGTTTACTGCATAGCACAGTCTTACAGAGCAGAGCAATCACGAACAAGGCGCCATCTTGCTGA gtACTCTCACGTCGAAGCAGAATGCCCATTCATTTCTTTCGATGACCTGCTCGACAGATTAGAAGATTTAATTTGCGATGTGGTCGATCGAGTTTTAAAATCGCCCCTAGGACACTTGGTTAAAGAACTTAATCCCGACTTCCAGGTTCCAAAGAGACCCTTCAGGAGAATGAACTACAGCGATGCTATTAAATACTTAAAAGATAACAATATCACAAAAGAAGATGGATCTTTCTACGAATTCGGCGAg GACATTCCGGAGATGCCTGAGAGAAAAATGACTGATAAGATTAACGAGCCTATAATGCTCTGTCGTTTTCCAGTAGAGATAAAGTCTTTTTACATGCAACGTTGTGCAGAAGATCAGCGCTTAACTGAATCTGTAGATGTTCTTTTACCGAACGTTGGAGAAATTGTCGGAGGTTCTATGCGTATTTGGGATCATGATGAAATCTTGGAAGGATACAAACGCGAAAATATTGACGCCAAACCGTATTATTGGTACACAGATCAG CGCAAGTACGGAACTTGTCCTCATGGAGGCTACGGATTGGGTTTGGAAAGATTTCTCTGTTGGCTGTTGAACAGATACCACATAAGAGAAGTTTGCCTATATCCGCGTTTTCTAGAACGTTGTCGTCCATAA